The Faecalibacter bovis genome includes the window TTATATTCTTTGGTTGGTGTAATTTTCGACATTAGTAAAGCTTCTTCTAAACAAGCCGAAAGAAAATCAGATCCACTTGGCTCAAAACCAAGATTACATCCTTTATCTTTTAAATATAAACGATTCGCATTCTCGATAATCACTTGTTCAAAAGCTTTATCATTAACCGAACGTGCATAATCAATAGCTAAACTCAACCCAAAAGCAGTGTTATCGTGTGTACCTGTACGCACAGGATAAACTAATTTAGGTAAATATCCATTGTACTTTTCGACAATCAAATCACTTAAAGGTTGAAGATTTTTAGCCCATTGTTGTGCGTCTGCATCCTGCCAATTATTCAACTCCATTTGCAATTGAAGCAACCAAGCCCATCCATAAGTACGTTCGAAATTTCGGTTATTTTTATCTTCGAAAAATGCTTTTTCTATGGCAACATTTTCAGTAGTGATTAATGCATTTAATTGTTTTCTTACTTCGTCATTTTTATCCAATTCCGGAAAATCTTTCATCAACTTAACTATCGACCAAAATCCGTGTACCGAAGAATGCCAATCGAAGCATCCGTAGAAAATAGGACGTAATTGCTTTGGTGTTTTTAGATCCGCATCACTTCCTAAAACATTACCTAATTTGTTCGGATATTCTATCGTGATGCAATGCGTAGGTAATTCGAAAATCTTTTGTGCTTGTTCTATTTTCAACTCTTGTGCAAAAGCTGAGGATGAAATTATTGTGAATAGGAATAAAATTCGTTTCATGAAGATTGTTTTTATAAAACTAATCAAAATATTCTACTTCAATATCTTTTATATTAAGCTGTTTTACTGTTTCTCGTTAACTTATAAATGTGATGTAATTCTGAAACAAGTTCAGAATGACTATTTCAATTTATAAAAAACAAGACAAAAAAAACGACATCATCAGAAGTCGTTTTTGTTATATTATGTAAAGATATTCCACTTTAAACCTAATTGAATTTTGAATGCTCGGTAAGGTACACCTGGAGCAGAAAAATATTTAGGTTCTTTAGAGAACATCGAGTTTAAATGTTCACCTCGGATATAGAATCGCATATTCTGAACTTTGAAGTTAATGAATGCATCTATAATTGGAAAATCACCAATCTCTTGAATTTGATCTCCGTTTTGCATCATCATTTCTCCTGTTACAGGAAAATATTGAAACGCGTTATATCCAGTAAAATAATATGCATTAAGACCAGCTTGTAACTCGCCTTTTCCATCAAAAACTTTACCTTGCCAATAGAATGTTTCACGCAAAATTAAATCTGGTAACGGCATTACCTCTTTATTCTTCGTTACATTTTGATATTGAATCGTAGAAACTAAATTGAAATTTTTAGCAAACGTTAAATGATTCGTTAATTTTAGTTTAAAATAATTGATGTTATCATTCAATTGTGTTGGTAAAAATTCTGCATTTGTATAAACGTAATTATCTATATTATATGCAGCAGCTTCTATGGTTGTGTTTAATTTATCTAAGTCTAAAATTCCGTAGATTTTTTGTGTATTTTCTTTATCAAATTGATTAAAATAATTAAAATCTGCAAAATAACTTTGGTTGTACAGTAAATTAAGAGATGGAATATTTGATTGTGCCAAAATACCAGCCGTTAAAGTATAACCATTAATAGGTTGTATATCCAAAGCCGCATCTATATGGTATAAACCATCGTAATTACTTCCTTGTAACAATTCACCATTTGCACGAAGACGTAATTTTTCGTTCCAATCAAAATCAATATTAGCCACAGCTCCGAATAAATTCTCAGTCCAATCTTTTCGAATAGGATTAAATTGAATTTCTGGATTCGTATTAATTAAGACGTCATCTACACCAATTTTTACATTTTGAAATTTGATTCCGGCTTCCGCTTTTAAACGATTTGTCCATTGAAATCCTGCTGTGGTGATGTTACTAAAATTCGTAGTATATTTTTTATCACGCGTATCGTTACCAATTACTGGAGAAGTATAAAATTCTGTAACACCTTGTTCAAAACGCATTTTTTGTTTTTCATATACCAACGAGTTTTTTAATTGAATTGGATGATAAACAGACGAGTCTGAAGCGTTGATTCGATTTAAAATACCATAAACTCCTGTTATACTTACGCGACGAGAATCAAATTCAGAACGTGAATTTCTCATGTTCATTTCGATGTTTCTAACGTTTGTTAAACGACGATCGTCCTGATAAATGAAATCGTAAATATCTTTTACACCACCATTTTCTTGGTTGTCAAATTTTTGAGAAGCAAAATGACCTTGAATTTTTAATCGTTCATTTTTCGATTTATAGTTTGATGAAAAAACAAAACTATTGTTCTTATTCCCTTCATTTCTAAATCTACCTTCGGAATTTAACCCACGATAATGTAAAGTATAATTGAATCTAGAATTTAAATTATGCGAAAAAGTCGTCGACAAAAAGCTTCCTTCTTTTACACCAGCTTCGTAAATAAATTCTGTATAAGGAGTTTTTACATCAAAATAACGTACATCGTTTACACCATAGTAATTGTACTTTTTCCCGAAAGGAAGCATTGAAATAACAAAAAGTTTATCTTGCATTTCTAAATCCATTACCACAGATCCAACATTCGGAAACATCATTTTACCGAATAAATCTTGTTTAATGAAATTTTGATTGTAAAAATTTTTGATAGACAAAGTTGTATCAACAATTGATTGTTTCGAATTTTCTGTCCAAAATTTATAATCATCTATTTTGGTTTTGAAAATCTGAATTGAATCGTTTGTTGAATTTCCTTTTAAAGGTTTCACTGTTCGGGATTCAACTAATGAATCATTTACTTGGGCAAATGAATAAAAACTGATTCCGAATAATGTAATGAAAAAATACTTCTTCATAAAATTGTTATAACGATACAAAAGTAATCTAAAATCTGAGAGAACAAAAAACCCACTCGCATGGAGTGGGTTAAAA containing:
- a CDS encoding DUF2891 domain-containing protein, coding for MKRILFLFTIISSSAFAQELKIEQAQKIFELPTHCITIEYPNKLGNVLGSDADLKTPKQLRPIFYGCFDWHSSVHGFWSIVKLMKDFPELDKNDEVRKQLNALITTENVAIEKAFFEDKNNRNFERTYGWAWLLQLQMELNNWQDADAQQWAKNLQPLSDLIVEKYNGYLPKLVYPVRTGTHDNTAFGLSLAIDYARSVNDKAFEQVIIENANRLYLKDKGCNLGFEPSGSDFLSACLEEALLMSKITPTKEYKTWLKAFLPQLFDRKHELKPGIVSDRTDGQLVHLDGLNFSRATALYQIAHKLPELNYLNTWADHHFNYSFNNISNDDYMGSHWLGTFALYALKTKQELK
- a CDS encoding putative porin — translated: MKKYFFITLFGISFYSFAQVNDSLVESRTVKPLKGNSTNDSIQIFKTKIDDYKFWTENSKQSIVDTTLSIKNFYNQNFIKQDLFGKMMFPNVGSVVMDLEMQDKLFVISMLPFGKKYNYYGVNDVRYFDVKTPYTEFIYEAGVKEGSFLSTTFSHNLNSRFNYTLHYRGLNSEGRFRNEGNKNNSFVFSSNYKSKNERLKIQGHFASQKFDNQENGGVKDIYDFIYQDDRRLTNVRNIEMNMRNSRSEFDSRRVSITGVYGILNRINASDSSVYHPIQLKNSLVYEKQKMRFEQGVTEFYTSPVIGNDTRDKKYTTNFSNITTAGFQWTNRLKAEAGIKFQNVKIGVDDVLINTNPEIQFNPIRKDWTENLFGAVANIDFDWNEKLRLRANGELLQGSNYDGLYHIDAALDIQPINGYTLTAGILAQSNIPSLNLLYNQSYFADFNYFNQFDKENTQKIYGILDLDKLNTTIEAAAYNIDNYVYTNAEFLPTQLNDNINYFKLKLTNHLTFAKNFNLVSTIQYQNVTKNKEVMPLPDLILRETFYWQGKVFDGKGELQAGLNAYYFTGYNAFQYFPVTGEMMMQNGDQIQEIGDFPIIDAFINFKVQNMRFYIRGEHLNSMFSKEPKYFSAPGVPYRAFKIQLGLKWNIFT